From the Flavimarina sp. Hel_I_48 genome, one window contains:
- a CDS encoding aldose epimerase family protein has product MTKDYFGTTKTGEEVYRFCLISENGIQAHVLTYGAIIQKLLIPKKDEGFIDVVLGFNKLEQYEEENPFFGSIVGRNANRIANSEIFIDGEKIDLIANEGINQLHGGVEGFGKKNWDYEFENEKLILTHTSPDGDEGYPGNLQVKLSFEWQEDTLVLNHQAVTDKKTVVNLTRHEYFNLSEDSNILGHHLMINADQYLPKKEDGIPTGELKSVEGSVMDLRKSAVLSDKLTNIEGGFDHNFVLNDRKIDEAAAVLIAPQSEVSLHLYCTQPGLQFFSAANIGEWQGKYGTIEAQAPALCLEAQHFPDTPHNDHFPSTVLEPGDIYEQEIKYQFKI; this is encoded by the coding sequence TTGACTAAAGATTATTTTGGCACCACAAAGACCGGAGAAGAAGTTTATCGTTTTTGCCTAATTTCAGAGAACGGTATCCAGGCACACGTACTTACTTACGGCGCGATCATTCAGAAATTATTGATTCCAAAAAAAGATGAAGGGTTCATAGATGTTGTATTAGGATTCAATAAACTAGAACAATATGAAGAAGAGAATCCATTTTTTGGCAGTATTGTAGGCCGAAATGCCAACAGAATCGCAAATTCTGAAATTTTTATAGACGGCGAGAAGATAGACCTTATCGCTAATGAAGGTATAAACCAACTGCATGGAGGTGTTGAGGGTTTTGGGAAGAAAAACTGGGATTACGAATTTGAAAATGAAAAGCTGATCCTTACCCATACCAGTCCTGATGGCGATGAAGGATATCCAGGAAACCTACAGGTAAAATTAAGTTTTGAATGGCAAGAGGATACGCTTGTTCTCAATCACCAGGCAGTAACCGATAAAAAAACGGTGGTCAATCTCACCCGTCACGAGTATTTCAACCTTTCAGAAGATTCAAACATCCTGGGACATCATTTAATGATCAATGCAGATCAATACCTTCCTAAGAAAGAAGATGGCATTCCCACCGGCGAACTAAAATCAGTCGAAGGCTCGGTCATGGATTTGCGAAAATCAGCTGTTTTAAGCGATAAATTGACCAATATAGAAGGTGGTTTTGACCATAATTTTGTGCTTAATGATCGCAAAATTGACGAAGCAGCCGCAGTTTTGATAGCTCCGCAAAGTGAGGTTTCCCTGCATTTATATTGCACGCAGCCGGGCCTGCAGTTTTTTAGTGCAGCAAATATAGGGGAATGGCAGGGTAAATATGGTACTATTGAAGCCCAGGCCCCAGCACTCTGTCTGGAGGCACAGCATTTTCCAGATACACCGCACAACGACCATTTTCCCAGTACGGTACTTGAGCCGGGCGACATTTATGAGCAGGAGATAAAATATCAATTTAAGATTTAG
- a CDS encoding DNA-3-methyladenine glycosylase I, with product MSQHKCGWCLGDALYEQYHDNEWGVPVKEDRVFFEFIILESFQAGLSWITILRKRENFKKAFDAFDYEKIANYDEKKIAQLLQNEGIIRNKLKVKAAVTNAQAFMEIQKKYGSFSDYVWDFVDGKALQNEITNYKEAPTTRPESDALSKDLKKRGFKFMGLTVVYAFMQATGLVNDHELTCFRQTEVKK from the coding sequence ATGAGCCAACACAAATGCGGCTGGTGTCTGGGCGATGCGCTCTACGAGCAATATCACGATAACGAATGGGGCGTTCCCGTAAAGGAAGACCGCGTTTTTTTTGAATTTATTATTTTGGAAAGCTTTCAGGCTGGATTGAGCTGGATCACCATCCTGCGCAAACGCGAGAATTTTAAAAAAGCCTTTGACGCTTTTGATTATGAAAAGATCGCAAATTATGATGAAAAAAAGATAGCCCAACTCTTACAAAACGAAGGGATCATTCGCAATAAACTCAAGGTAAAAGCCGCTGTTACAAACGCACAGGCGTTCATGGAAATCCAAAAGAAATACGGTAGCTTTTCAGACTATGTATGGGATTTTGTTGACGGAAAAGCGCTCCAGAACGAAATAACAAATTACAAAGAGGCACCTACCACAAGACCAGAAAGTGATGCGCTGAGCAAAGATCTAAAAAAGCGCGGTTTTAAATTTATGGGACTTACAGTGGTTTATGCGTTTATGCAGGCTACCGGACTTGTAAACGATCATGAACTTACATGTTTTCGGCAAACGGAAGTAAAAAAATAG
- a CDS encoding flavin reductase family protein, whose translation MHTIDPKAVSAKELYGHLAAAVGPRPIAFASTVDAQGRVNLSPYSFFNVFSSNPPVLAFSCVRRMRDGSIKHTLQNIEATGEVVVNIVNYSIVQQMSLSSTEYDEGVDEFVKSGLTKTPSELVKPPRVAEAPVQMECKMLQIIALGDEGGAGNLILCEVVKLHIANDVLDGEGKIDQHKIDQVARMGGNWYTRANQGMFEVPKPLSKKGMGVDAMPENVRKSEILTGNDLGKLGNVEHLPGKEEIEDYLEANIDLRRLSEAGDTARLHRRAQELLHEEEPYDAWKLLLSDKSTLTK comes from the coding sequence ATGCATACCATAGACCCTAAAGCGGTTAGCGCTAAAGAACTTTATGGCCATCTTGCGGCGGCCGTGGGTCCCAGACCCATCGCTTTTGCAAGTACGGTTGATGCGCAGGGAAGGGTAAACCTCTCGCCCTATAGTTTCTTTAACGTGTTCAGTTCAAACCCGCCCGTGCTCGCATTTTCATGTGTAAGGCGCATGCGTGATGGCAGTATCAAACATACCCTTCAAAATATTGAGGCAACCGGCGAGGTGGTTGTGAATATCGTAAATTATAGTATTGTACAGCAAATGTCGCTCAGCAGTACAGAATATGACGAGGGCGTTGATGAATTTGTGAAGAGCGGACTTACCAAAACACCTTCTGAGCTTGTAAAACCACCCCGGGTTGCCGAAGCCCCCGTGCAAATGGAGTGCAAAATGCTTCAAATAATTGCACTGGGCGATGAAGGCGGTGCCGGCAACCTCATACTTTGTGAGGTGGTGAAGTTGCATATTGCTAACGACGTCCTTGATGGCGAAGGTAAAATTGACCAACATAAAATTGATCAGGTCGCACGTATGGGTGGTAACTGGTATACAAGGGCTAATCAGGGTATGTTTGAAGTGCCAAAACCCCTGAGCAAAAAGGGGATGGGCGTAGATGCCATGCCAGAAAATGTACGTAAAAGCGAGATCCTGACCGGAAACGATCTGGGCAAACTGGGAAATGTAGAGCATCTTCCAGGTAAAGAGGAAATTGAAGATTACCTAGAGGCCAATATTGACCTAAGACGACTTTCTGAGGCTGGGGATACAGCACGTTTGCACCGTAGAGCCCAGGAATTATTGCATGAGGAAGAGCCTTACGACGCCTGGAAACTTTTGCTCTCAGATAAATCAACGTTAACCAAATAA
- a CDS encoding Rieske (2Fe-2S) protein: MQKIVILTLSIIFFSSCSKEDNITNRNPNLANIQFNVKLNTNLPQYSELKFAGNAVYVANAGNRGVFVVNTGTGTRAWEAADPNHPIQDCSTMKLNGIEVTCPCENTIYNLYTGQARGEDKRYPLLEYRTSTSGNIITITD; encoded by the coding sequence ATGCAGAAAATAGTTATTTTAACTTTATCGATTATCTTTTTTAGCTCTTGTTCTAAAGAGGACAATATTACCAACCGCAATCCTAATCTTGCGAACATACAGTTCAACGTAAAGCTGAATACTAATCTACCACAATACAGCGAATTAAAGTTCGCCGGGAATGCCGTTTACGTAGCCAATGCTGGGAACCGGGGTGTTTTTGTAGTGAACACAGGAACCGGGACACGCGCCTGGGAGGCTGCAGATCCCAACCATCCCATACAGGATTGTTCTACGATGAAACTTAACGGAATTGAGGTCACCTGCCCATGCGAGAACACGATTTACAATCTGTATACAGGGCAGGCACGTGGGGAAGATAAACGCTATCCCCTTCTTGAATACAGAACTTCTACCAGTGGAAATATAATCACCATTACCGACTAA
- a CDS encoding HIT family protein: MASIFTKIINKEIPATIVYEDDKHIAILDVHPNAKGHTLCIPKKEVNKVFDLEEQEYIDLMLFSRKVANGLEKSVSCKRIGLSVIGLEVPHVHVHLIPLSTMEDARFTSKVKVEEEEMKSLGATINNNIG, translated from the coding sequence ATGGCTTCCATATTCACAAAAATAATCAACAAAGAAATTCCCGCTACCATCGTTTATGAAGATGATAAGCATATTGCTATACTTGATGTGCATCCCAATGCTAAGGGACATACCTTATGTATTCCGAAAAAGGAAGTGAACAAAGTGTTTGACCTTGAAGAACAGGAATATATTGATCTGATGCTTTTTTCAAGAAAAGTGGCGAATGGATTGGAAAAATCCGTTTCCTGCAAGCGTATTGGGCTTTCTGTCATAGGGCTTGAAGTGCCCCATGTGCATGTTCATCTGATCCCTCTTTCTACAATGGAAGATGCGCGCTTTACATCAAAAGTCAAAGTTGAAGAAGAGGAAATGAAAAGCCTTGGCGCGACCATAAACAATAATATAGGATAA
- the greA gene encoding transcription elongation factor GreA — protein MSKVSYYTEEGLKKLRDELNNLKDVERPKASQAIADARDKGDLSENAEYDAAKEAQGMLEMRISKMEETVSNARVIDESQLDTSKALVHSTVKIKNQTNGMEMKYKLVAQSEADLKNGLISVDSPIGKGLLGKKVGETAEIQVPNGVMKFDILEISRT, from the coding sequence ATGAGTAAAGTATCGTACTATACTGAAGAAGGACTGAAAAAATTGAGGGATGAACTCAATAACTTGAAGGATGTGGAGCGGCCCAAAGCTTCACAGGCCATTGCAGACGCGCGTGACAAGGGGGATTTGAGTGAAAACGCAGAATATGATGCGGCAAAAGAGGCGCAGGGGATGCTTGAGATGCGTATTTCAAAAATGGAAGAAACTGTTTCCAATGCGCGCGTTATTGATGAATCCCAACTGGATACTTCAAAAGCGCTTGTGCATTCTACTGTGAAAATAAAAAACCAGACCAATGGGATGGAGATGAAATACAAACTTGTAGCTCAAAGCGAAGCAGATCTAAAAAACGGACTCATTTCTGTAGATTCTCCTATCGGGAAAGGCCTTTTGGGTAAAAAAGTAGGGGAAACGGCAGAAATACAAGTGCCTAACGGGGTAATGAAATTTGACATTCTTGAGATCTCACGTACGTAG
- a CDS encoding efflux RND transporter periplasmic adaptor subunit, with the protein MKKKTLIIIISVVVVLVLVLIGGKKAGWFGNSGEFKQVEVQQVKKIALEETVAATGKIQPETEVSISSEVSGEIIEMPVVEGQQVEKGDLLVRINPDLIQSALTQSRASLQNIQANLAQATASEKKAKLDYERSEPLFKKGVISKSDWDQAVSDYEIAQANVKSSYYNVQSAMANVKQAQDNLQRTEIYAPITGTISSLDAELGERVVGTAQMAGTEIMRVADLGNMEVVVDVNENDIVKINIGDSTRVEVDAYLKKKFNGVVTEIANSAEEGLTADQVTNFKVKVRILEKSYADLTEGQNSSYSPFRPGMTATVDVITASKPDVLAVPISAIVIKSDTTSSKGPGAQASSAPVNDGKQFECVFIKQGDESKLRVIKTGIQNNTFIEITEGLSPDETVITGPYTLVTKNLNAGDKVEVAKNDALAEN; encoded by the coding sequence ATGAAAAAAAAGACTCTGATCATCATTATTTCTGTTGTTGTAGTGCTTGTATTAGTGCTGATAGGAGGAAAGAAAGCTGGCTGGTTTGGTAACTCTGGAGAATTTAAGCAGGTTGAGGTGCAACAGGTCAAAAAAATAGCACTCGAGGAAACTGTTGCCGCTACCGGTAAGATCCAACCGGAAACGGAGGTCAGTATTTCTTCAGAAGTGTCCGGTGAAATTATAGAGATGCCCGTTGTAGAAGGACAACAGGTAGAAAAAGGGGATTTGCTTGTACGCATCAATCCAGATTTAATTCAATCAGCACTTACACAGTCCAGGGCATCCTTGCAAAATATACAGGCCAATCTAGCACAGGCCACGGCCAGTGAAAAAAAGGCGAAATTGGATTATGAGCGCAGTGAACCTTTATTTAAAAAAGGGGTTATCTCAAAATCCGACTGGGATCAGGCGGTAAGCGATTATGAGATCGCACAGGCTAACGTAAAATCTTCCTATTACAATGTGCAAAGCGCAATGGCAAACGTAAAGCAGGCCCAAGATAACCTGCAGCGTACCGAGATTTATGCCCCCATAACCGGTACGATATCAAGTCTGGATGCAGAACTTGGTGAGCGGGTTGTAGGGACGGCGCAAATGGCCGGTACTGAAATTATGCGCGTGGCAGACCTTGGCAATATGGAGGTTGTGGTAGATGTAAATGAGAACGACATTGTAAAGATCAATATAGGCGATTCAACACGTGTAGAGGTAGATGCTTATTTGAAAAAGAAATTCAACGGCGTGGTTACAGAAATAGCCAATTCTGCCGAAGAAGGGCTCACTGCAGATCAGGTGACCAACTTTAAAGTGAAGGTGCGTATTTTAGAAAAATCCTATGCTGATTTAACGGAAGGTCAAAATTCAAGTTATTCTCCATTCAGACCGGGTATGACCGCAACTGTTGATGTAATTACCGCTAGTAAACCAGATGTGCTGGCCGTGCCCATAAGCGCTATTGTTATCAAAAGCGATACTACAAGTTCAAAAGGTCCTGGTGCGCAAGCCTCTTCTGCTCCCGTAAATGATGGAAAACAGTTTGAATGCGTTTTCATAAAACAAGGGGACGAATCAAAATTAAGAGTCATCAAAACCGGTATTCAGAATAATACTTTTATTGAGATTACCGAAGGCCTTAGTCCAGATGAAACGGTGATCACCGGTCCCTACACCCTGGTTACTAAAAACCTAAACGCTGGTGATAAAGTGGAGGTCGCTAAAAATGATGCACTAGCCGAGAATTAA
- the aat gene encoding leucyl/phenylalanyl-tRNA--protein transferase — protein MIYLGTADPFPDPALANTEGLLAVGANLAPSRLLAAYARGIFPWYNAGEPVLWWSPDPRMVLRPEEIRITKSMRKTMRDGDWEVTYNTQFLEVILHCKRIPREGQNGTWITNEMVEAYLKLHEMGHADSVEVWREGELVGGLYGINLKDRKIFCGESMFSRVSNASKVAMINLAQNLESKNYKLIDCQVYNPHLERMGAYEIPRHKFLDVLQSEDSL, from the coding sequence ATCATATATTTAGGTACAGCAGATCCTTTTCCAGATCCTGCGCTCGCAAATACAGAGGGTTTGCTGGCCGTGGGTGCAAACCTTGCACCTTCACGGTTGCTAGCGGCATATGCCCGGGGTATTTTTCCGTGGTACAATGCGGGTGAACCTGTTTTATGGTGGTCTCCTGATCCTAGGATGGTATTAAGACCAGAAGAAATCAGGATCACAAAATCCATGCGCAAAACAATGCGTGACGGCGATTGGGAAGTAACCTACAATACGCAGTTTTTAGAGGTGATCTTGCATTGCAAACGTATTCCCCGCGAAGGTCAGAACGGCACGTGGATCACAAATGAAATGGTAGAGGCTTATTTAAAATTGCACGAGATGGGACATGCCGATTCTGTTGAGGTCTGGCGTGAAGGCGAACTTGTGGGAGGTCTTTATGGTATCAACTTAAAAGACCGAAAAATTTTTTGTGGTGAAAGCATGTTCAGCAGGGTAAGCAATGCAAGTAAAGTGGCCATGATCAACCTTGCGCAAAACCTGGAATCTAAAAACTACAAACTTATAGATTGCCAGGTTTATAATCCACATCTAGAGCGCATGGGAGCCTACGAAATACCAAGGCATAAATTTTTGGATGTACTGCAAAGTGAGGATAGTTTATAA
- a CDS encoding NUDIX domain-containing protein: MNKLKNFNEKILSKGHFILKKVSFDYKNLNNEWEHQEREIFDRGHGAVVLLYNQQQQSIILTEQFRMPVYMTEKEDAVMMEACAGMLDDNDPKTAIIKEIEEETGYRLKEDQITKIYKAYSSPGAVTEILHYFVAPYTRAQKVSGGGGSAEETENIIVHEMPFAKAIQLLSDGTIKDAKTIVLLQYAQLHIF, translated from the coding sequence ATGAATAAACTCAAGAATTTTAACGAAAAAATACTCTCAAAAGGTCATTTTATACTCAAAAAAGTGAGTTTTGACTACAAAAACCTCAATAATGAATGGGAACACCAGGAGCGTGAGATTTTTGATCGTGGCCACGGTGCAGTAGTTTTATTATACAATCAGCAACAGCAAAGTATTATCCTTACAGAACAGTTCAGGATGCCGGTCTATATGACTGAAAAAGAGGATGCGGTAATGATGGAAGCCTGTGCCGGCATGCTGGATGACAATGATCCCAAAACTGCAATTATTAAAGAAATTGAAGAAGAAACGGGCTATCGTCTTAAAGAAGATCAAATAACTAAAATCTACAAAGCGTATTCTTCCCCTGGGGCAGTTACCGAAATCCTACATTATTTTGTCGCGCCCTACACGCGTGCACAAAAGGTTTCAGGTGGGGGTGGCTCAGCAGAAGAGACCGAAAATATAATTGTACACGAGATGCCTTTTGCAAAAGCCATCCAACTTTTGAGCGATGGGACTATAAAAGATGCAAAAACGATAGTACTTTTGCAGTATGCACAGTTGCATATCTTTTAA
- a CDS encoding DUF3127 domain-containing protein → MEVQGKIKLIGETQTFGSNGFRKREVVVTTEEQYPQPIMVEFVQDKTDLLNSFNVGQNVKIGINLRGREWTNAQGETKYFNSLQGWRIENLQQGAPSGNVPAPPADQFEPASDFEDEDHDDLPF, encoded by the coding sequence ATGGAAGTACAGGGAAAAATTAAATTAATAGGAGAGACACAGACCTTTGGCAGCAACGGTTTTAGAAAGCGTGAAGTTGTCGTTACTACAGAAGAGCAATATCCACAACCTATCATGGTAGAGTTTGTACAGGATAAAACTGACCTGCTCAATAGCTTTAACGTAGGTCAAAACGTAAAAATAGGTATCAATCTACGCGGTAGGGAATGGACGAACGCACAGGGGGAAACTAAGTATTTCAACAGCCTGCAAGGTTGGAGGATAGAGAATTTACAGCAAGGAGCCCCATCTGGTAATGTGCCGGCACCTCCAGCAGATCAGTTTGAGCCTGCTTCAGATTTTGAAGATGAGGATCATGATGACCTTCCATTTTAA
- a CDS encoding thioredoxin family protein produces MQQISTAECKELVAEALKDGISYAEYRTLVNNHTNSFTSTGHTQAEALSKYTELNDRRMKRGDKLFNLTPIQISAMQKLQQPVNWLVITESWCGDAAHTMPVMNKIAESNEAINLNVVLRDDHPQLMNAFLTQGSKSIPKLIAQDPVSEVVLYTWGPRPEPAAAMVVECKKSYGTLPPEFKEDLQQWYNKDKGQATAEELIAQLQEINQI; encoded by the coding sequence ATGCAGCAAATATCTACGGCAGAATGTAAAGAACTGGTTGCCGAAGCATTGAAAGATGGAATCTCTTATGCCGAATACCGAACACTGGTAAACAATCATACAAATTCTTTTACGAGCACCGGGCACACCCAGGCGGAAGCACTTTCTAAATATACCGAACTTAACGACCGCAGGATGAAACGCGGGGACAAGCTTTTTAATCTTACACCGATACAGATCAGTGCCATGCAAAAATTGCAGCAGCCTGTTAACTGGCTGGTAATTACCGAAAGTTGGTGCGGCGACGCCGCCCATACCATGCCTGTGATGAACAAAATTGCCGAGTCTAACGAAGCTATAAATTTAAATGTGGTACTTCGGGATGATCACCCACAGCTTATGAACGCGTTTTTGACCCAGGGCAGTAAATCAATCCCAAAATTGATCGCACAGGATCCTGTTTCTGAAGTGGTTCTCTATACCTGGGGCCCGCGTCCTGAACCAGCAGCTGCCATGGTAGTGGAATGTAAAAAATCCTACGGAACGCTCCCTCCTGAATTTAAGGAGGATCTGCAGCAATGGTACAATAAGGATAAAGGGCAGGCAACCGCCGAAGAACTTATCGCACAATTGCAGGAAATCAATCAGATTTAA
- the tsaB gene encoding tRNA (adenosine(37)-N6)-threonylcarbamoyltransferase complex dimerization subunit type 1 TsaB → MSLILCLETTTTNCSVALSQMGKTIALKEDLSEGYSHGELLHQYIAAVLKEAGYSLKDLNAVAVSKGPGSYTGLRIGVSSAKGLCYAHEIPLIAIETLKSLASQVNLEGIQNIIPLLDARRMEVYSAVYDSAFAEIRETRAEIIDENSFTEYLDRGKTVFIGNGVEKFKSICKHSNALFIIDALPSAREMASLAEHAFQDKKIEDLAYFEPYYLKDFMVTQPKKKS, encoded by the coding sequence ATGTCCCTTATACTTTGCTTAGAAACAACAACAACAAACTGTTCTGTAGCTTTGTCCCAGATGGGTAAAACAATCGCGCTGAAAGAAGATTTGAGCGAAGGCTATTCTCATGGCGAACTTTTACATCAATATATTGCTGCAGTCCTCAAAGAAGCGGGTTATAGCCTCAAAGATCTTAATGCCGTTGCGGTAAGTAAAGGCCCGGGTTCCTATACGGGTTTGCGAATAGGGGTAAGCAGTGCGAAAGGATTGTGTTACGCACATGAGATTCCACTAATTGCCATTGAAACCCTAAAATCACTCGCAAGCCAGGTCAACCTTGAAGGAATACAAAATATTATCCCTTTGCTGGATGCGCGCCGTATGGAAGTATACAGTGCCGTTTATGATAGCGCCTTTGCAGAAATAAGGGAAACAAGGGCAGAAATTATTGACGAGAACTCTTTTACAGAATACCTTGATAGGGGAAAGACCGTTTTTATAGGGAACGGTGTAGAAAAATTTAAATCCATTTGCAAGCATTCCAATGCCCTGTTTATAATAGATGCGCTACCATCAGCACGGGAGATGGCTTCCTTGGCAGAACATGCATTCCAAGATAAAAAGATTGAAGATTTAGCTTACTTTGAACCCTATTATTTAAAGGATTTTATGGTTACCCAGCCTAAGAAAAAGTCTTAA
- a CDS encoding sensor histidine kinase, whose amino-acid sequence MRINIDQRFSRWFIIFAAFAITGLVLWNVSLFFGQLKQAERDKMQIWARALQGINAADSNEYFNLYTLINRKNTTIPIIITDENEVLDNSVNIPEDILANKEEYKQLLKDMEEENEPIRIDIENGDLLYAYYGHSPIINQLKYFPIALIIVVVLFILLIYFFYATSKASEQNFLWAGMAKETAHQIGTPLSSLVGWTEILKAENVNPEYLTEINKDIERLNTITERFSKIGSVPILVEKDIISETEEAFDYLAKRSSKLVVFEKDLPQGVLLVKLNPELFAWTVENIVKNAIDAMRGKGKLTLVLTRDVRYAKIRITDTGKGIPKNKFNSIFKPGYTTKKRGWGLGLSLAKRIIEEYHDGQVKVLHSEKDKGTTFQIALKLADE is encoded by the coding sequence ATGCGTATCAACATTGATCAGCGCTTTTCACGCTGGTTTATCATTTTTGCCGCCTTTGCGATTACCGGTCTGGTCTTGTGGAATGTTTCCCTGTTTTTTGGACAATTGAAACAGGCTGAACGTGACAAGATGCAGATCTGGGCACGCGCCCTGCAAGGTATAAACGCGGCAGATTCCAATGAATATTTCAACCTCTACACCCTCATCAACCGTAAGAATACGACCATACCTATCATCATCACAGACGAAAATGAAGTGCTTGACAATAGTGTCAATATTCCGGAGGACATCCTAGCTAACAAGGAGGAATACAAACAGCTCCTTAAAGATATGGAGGAGGAAAATGAACCTATACGTATTGATATAGAGAACGGCGACCTGTTGTATGCGTATTATGGCCATTCTCCCATAATCAACCAACTCAAGTATTTTCCCATTGCCCTGATCATAGTGGTTGTGCTTTTTATATTGCTTATCTATTTCTTTTACGCCACGTCAAAGGCATCTGAACAAAACTTTCTCTGGGCAGGAATGGCCAAAGAAACCGCACATCAAATTGGGACTCCTTTATCATCCCTCGTAGGCTGGACCGAAATTTTAAAGGCCGAAAACGTCAATCCCGAGTACCTGACGGAAATCAATAAAGACATAGAGCGCCTCAATACCATAACAGAGCGTTTTTCTAAAATAGGGAGTGTACCTATTTTAGTAGAAAAGGATATTATTTCAGAAACAGAAGAAGCCTTTGACTACCTGGCAAAACGCAGTTCAAAATTGGTCGTTTTTGAAAAAGATCTTCCGCAAGGCGTGCTGCTTGTAAAGTTAAACCCGGAACTTTTTGCCTGGACGGTAGAGAATATTGTCAAAAACGCCATTGATGCCATGCGCGGTAAAGGCAAGCTCACACTGGTACTCACGCGCGATGTACGTTATGCTAAAATACGTATAACAGATACAGGTAAAGGGATACCCAAAAACAAGTTCAATAGTATATTCAAACCTGGATATACCACAAAAAAAAGAGGATGGGGTCTGGGATTGTCACTGGCGAAGCGTATTATTGAAGAGTACCATGATGGCCAGGTGAAAGTGCTTCACAGTGAAAAAGATAAAGGCACCACTTTTCAAATTGCATTAAAATTAGCAGATGAATAA